The proteins below come from a single Zea mays cultivar B73 chromosome 8, Zm-B73-REFERENCE-NAM-5.0, whole genome shotgun sequence genomic window:
- the LOC100280167 gene encoding Probable serine/threonine-protein kinase At1g01540, with the protein MSPPPPPPLLRNELSRRTAVLGLRLWVLVGIAVGAAFVLLLVLISLHLAAARRRRPRKGVAHAPAHAPAGAPPLSPSTIPPVSKEIQEVAVHVGSLRHYLETGHAFLKDGGGGDGESVAYGSQRVHIEAGKGQRMVAAASDALSAAVGPEVSHLGWGHWYTLRELEEATAAFAPEHVVGEGGYGIVYRGVLADGYQVAVKNLLNNRGQAEREFRVEVEAIGRVRHKNLVRLLGYCAEGAQRILVYEYVDNGNLEQWLHGDVGAVSPLTWDVRMNIVLGMAKGITYLHEGLEPKVVHRDIKSSNILLDRRWNPKVSDFGLAKLLGADSNYVTTRVMGTFGYVAPEYASTGMLNERSDVYSFGILIMEIISGRSPVDYARPAGEVNLVEWLKNKVTNRDYEAIVDPKLPEKPSSKALKKALLVALRCVDPDSQKRPKMGHVIHMLEVDDFPYREDRRTLRPGNGSPLEKARNPAAGSCDGSSCYGGDTTTASTPSRLVQDM; encoded by the exons ATGTCGCCTCCTCCGCCCCCGCCGCTGCTGCGCAACGAGCTGTCGCGCAGGACGGCGGTGCTGGGCCTGCGCCTGTGGGTGCTGGTGGGCATCGCCGTCGGGGCCGCCTTCGTGCTGCTCCTCGTGCTCATCTCCCTCCACCTCGCCGCGGCGCGGCGGAGGCGGCCCAGGAAGGGCGTCGCGCACGCGCCCGCGCACGCGCCGGCGGGGGCGCCGCCGCTGTCCCCGTCCACCATCCCGCCCGTGTCCAAGGAGATCCAGGAGGTGGCCGTCCACGTCGGCTCGCTCCGCCACTACCTCGAGACGGGGCACGCGTTCCTcaaggacggcggcggcggcgacggtgagTCCGTGGCGTACGGGTCGCAGCGCGTCCACATCGAGGCCGGCAAGGGCCAGCGCATGGTCGCGGCGGCGTCCGACGCGCTGTCGGCGGCCGTGGGCCCCGAGGTGTCGCACCTCGGCTGGGGCCACTGGTACACGCTGCGGGAGCTGGAGGAGGCCACCGCCGCGTTCGCCCCCGAGCACGTCGTCGGCGAGGGCGGGTACGGCATCGTCTACCGCGGCGTCCTCGCCGACGGCTACCAGGTCGCCGTCAAGAACCTCCTCAACAACAGGGGACAAGCCGAGCGGGAGTTCAGGGTGGAGGTGGAGGCCATCGGCCGCGTCCGGCACAAGAATCTGGTCCGGCTACTGGGCTACTGCGCCGAGGGCGCCCAACG GATACTTGTGTACGAGTACGTGGACAACGGCAACCTCGAGCAGTGGCTGCACGGCGACGTCGGGGCAGTGAGCCCGCTCACCTGGGACGTCCGGATGAACATCGTGCTCGGCATGGCCAAAGG GATCACGTACCTGCACGAGGGGCTGGAACCCAAGGTGGTGCACAGGGACATCAAGTCGAGCAACATCCTGCTGGACAGGAGGTGGAACCCGAAGGTCTCGGACTTCGGCCTCGCCAAGCTCCTGGGGGCGGACAGCAACTACGTCACCACCAGAGTGATGGGAACGTTTGG CTACGTGGCGCCAGAGTACGCTAGCACCGGCATGCTGAACGAGAGGAGCGACGTGTACAGCTTCGGGATCCTGATCATGGAGATCATCTCCGGCCGAAGCCCCGTCGACTACGCCAGGCCTgccggagag GTAAACCTTGTAGAGTGGCTCAAGAACAAGGTGACCAACAGGGACTACGAGGCCATCGTGGACCcgaagctgccggagaagccgtcCTCCAAGGCTCTCAAGAAGGCGCTCCTGGTCGCGCTGAGGTGCGTGGATCCCGACTCGCAGAAACGGCCCAAGATGGGGCACGTAATCCACATGCTCGAAGTCGACGACTTCCCGTATCGAGAG